DNA from Pecten maximus chromosome 18, xPecMax1.1, whole genome shotgun sequence:
AcgacataaatacatgtattattcaGTAGTGCTTCGATTTTCAACGGTAAATCAATGTTTGATCGCAATTGCATTACATTTAATTTTTGAGGGCAGAACAGGTTTTGATATCGTCTATGATAGAGCATGAACATGAAATCTCGCGAATATTAAAACCCATGATTATCTACACTGTACATTGCTGGAACGTCATTGTCTCAGACACAATTCAAGTGAAATCTTGATAGTGTAGTCACGATCTCAAAATATTAACGAATTGTAAGATTTTACGAAGTTCGAAATTATCGAGAATATCGAAAGAAGAACCTCCCGAATGATCGCAACAATAGGTTATTGTATAAAgtaatatatgaaatatatgtaaatatttgatataatgtacattatgaaatatatgtaaatatttgatataatgtacattatgaaatatatgtatcCAAATGTGTAGGCAAATCCATTCTTCTCCATATGGCTAATACTTTATAGGCTAATAATGGGGGCGTAGAAGTTTGATTCAAGGATGTGGGGCTTCCTGACCCAACGGttgctagttcgagtcccggcacgggcgctgtgttgtatccttgaacaacATACTTTAACCTGTTGTATTTAAGTCGACtaaattaagcattgatgtcatcattttttttttttttagtttcatcggggtatgaaacaaattttgtttgcaaactgtatgaatccgcgtagcggattcttacagaagtttgcaaacaaaatttgtttcataccccgatgaaactaaaaaataattgacaaaaacgcttataattaatttttgaaaatgattttctaatctaaaacatgttttatgtataattttactgtttttaaatgcgattctttttctcaaatcaatacgcaacgtcaattgtcgtattgtgacgtcacatttttcgcgccattctcggaatttctttcatagaagaatgaaaagaatttttcgaccaatcacatatGAGTATTTACCacgaaaacaaagaaaagataATTATCTGTAAATGAGTGCGTAGCAGAGTAGTGCAAGAAATGACATGTGTAAGCTGTTGGCACTGAAATGGTGACTCCGGCTGTTTTTTCCTCCAgaagttgagaaagacattggctggttgctaAAGGCGAAATAACCAcggatgataatttgtgaaccactttggGCGGCTTTGTTGTTGTGATAAAGCGGTATATTAAACTCCAAACCAATATCGATCATTAATTATTAGTAATCAATAAGCTTAATGAAACAAGACACGATTAAATATATAGAATAgaaaaaagtttatttcatCTGTATTCTACAACATTATGAACTCTATTCATTAGAATAGTCAAGTTCATGATCTTACTTTACACATTAAACAAATACTATCGGTTATCACAATCGCTTGGGCAGTCATCAATTTACACAATAAGTCATACATTCATATTTATCTGAAAACAATTTCATTCGCATAAAATCTTTCAGAATTTGAATTATGCTATATTCGAATCATACCACTTCTTTTAAGTAacttaagtttaaaaaaaaaaacaataaacaatataggATATTTTTGGGAAGGCCATATTAAATAACATACGGGTGTCAAATAGCACACAAACGATACCTAAATAGAgaaatgtcaacattatataaattattttaaaagtcTTGTAGATAGCTAACATATAGATCAATGATATCCGTTAGGGGAGAAAGGCACATTCTGTAGTGGGTATCGATACAATTCAATGTACACAAAGTGTTAAACAATTTAAATCACAATATACATAGAcaacacatttttttatcaaatgtcaATTTAGCACATTATTTAACTGAATCTGTAGAAAGTGAAAGAATAGCAGCATTAAAAAGAGACTTTGAtgaatataaagataaaaacaacaacaaacaagcaAAAACCTAGCAACGATCTAAGCTGTTATCATTTCCCTCCTGTTTTAATAAAGATACAATAtgcagatatttttttctattttgtttgtatGAGAAGGGCTAATTATGCACTTTAATATTGTATTCctaatataaacatacattatgtatttctaTAACTATCTTTTTCAATCGTATTTTTATCttctgatatacatgtaatgaggGTGATTGTCCATATCTACTTATCTGAAACAAAAGCCTACAATTGCACATAGAAACTGACATTTAAGTAAAACGATTACGTTTTAAACGCAATACTTGTATTGTAACAGAACAATTTAATTgtcattcagaaaaaaattataacaataaaTTAATCATAAATTGACCTAGATACCCTTTATTCTATTCAAGATATACAGTCCTACAAGAGGAAGAAAAAGTTATTCTGAGGTTAAAGAATTTATTGTAGTGGAGTTATTCCCTTTCACAATAtactataaatacaaaatacgACTTTTGGCATTTCATTCTAAACTTTATCGTTTGAAAATGTTACCGGACGGAATATTTCTCAGAGTTAAGGAAGTACCAtaataacattgtaatacaaatattaaatagGTTTACGTCATGTTAAAGGATCACATTTTGAAGTTTAACAATTTTGTCTCAACCATATACAATCTAGAAACTTATCCGACGAAAACAGTTATAACGTCATATAAGTTCGTAaccatgacgtcatacaaatgtatatgtccGCATTCACAGCCATGATGAATTCCCATACGTAATCAAACATGTCGTTACGAGTATTTCATGACGTCACCTGTCTGATCTACGTGAAGTTTAACATATCTCAAGTGCTTGCCACTGCTTGTTGATGGTGTGTCTCCTCCAGAGCGGGCGTTTCCTGTTCGTCCTGTTCATTTCCTTCGTCAGTATCCAAGGTTTTTACACAGTCCTTTACAGCCTTACGTGATCCGGGAGTGTTTTGGAGATATGCAAAATATGTCCTACGCATGTGCGGACGATTGAGCGGATGTATCTCGTCCAATTTGTGAAGATCCATTCTGTAGAAATCGTCCTTCGTTCGTTTATAATCCTTGTTGACCTTCTTCTTTGCGTTTGAGCTAAACCGGTCCTTCAGTTCCGTCCTGGTAACAAAACAATgctaattacacaaaatatacagatatgtgTTTGCATAAAGATATGTCTTAACATCACTTAAAGCATATttgagttatatatattgttttctactGCACCGCATTGGATAATCCAGTACAACGTATGATAcatatgaataaaaatatatgaataatattATGATTAGaatataacatacacatatgAATTACCAGATGATATATGTAAGTAATACATCAGTATGCTTAAATGATACTTATATGATGTTGAACATTAGTCTTGAGATAGATGTTTCAATAATTTGTAAAGGTAcgattatatttcatttttttagcTATTTACTGAATCATTACACAGGCCATATTTTGTCTGCCATCACGTCATTACCTAAACTTAGCAACCTCGTTGTAAGGGAACTTCTTGGTGGCATTTTCCTTTCCAGAATTAAAATCAACAACTGGAAATTTAGGAAGTCTTGTGCTTCCTTCCTTTGGAGATgattctttctttttcttttgccTAATGATAGTGATATTACAAACTTATTACACGACATTTGTTGACTtggttcagaaaaaaatgtcacatttaTAGTTTTATTACCAcgcatatacaatatacatagtTGGTTACAAGCATATTTTCTCCAAATCTATCAAAGGTTTCCGCGTGCAATCTTATTGTCTTTAAAgtaaacattttttatcattttgagtAAGAATTAATTTCTGTATTCTCTGCTTTCATTCTCGAActtttattaaaacatattttaacaattttgaaCAATTTTTCTTTCATGTTTTTTTGCAGTTTTTCCTACTCTACACAAAAATGTTCTTTATATGCGGTATAGTAACTATAACGACAATCCGACTTAAAAATTTGTCAAAGTGAAAGTTATCACTCATTGATGTGAAAAAGTTATTGTATTCGGACAAATATGTATTTGGTTTGATTGAACAACTCGATATGTTAGCAAAACTTCTTCAGCATTTCTTTTTACAACCAATCAACTTATTTACAGAGACAAATTCAGAATCATCCTGAACTTCGATATCAAGCTTTTTAGATATGTATTATCATGACAGTGTACTTACGATTTAGGTTTGTCTCGGCCCTGTCCCTTTGGCTGTTCTAACTTAGGGAGTATGTTTTTGTCCATGCGAAGGTCAATCCAAGGGTCACACAGTCCAATAGCTGTACTTCTCGTGGTGTAACCTTGGTGAAAGTCATCCCCCTGctgtaaatgaaataattacCTGCACTAATTCCAGTATTCGAAAGATCATAGACTGGACAAGGTATCTTATACAAGGTATATTTGCGCCGGTAAAAAGTTGATGGTAAGTTTTTGGGTAACAACCTTTCCTTTTTAACTTCTGAACTGTTTATCAGTTTAGACTCGTATTCTTCCTATTGTAAGGATTCAAGAAGGTACAACAAAAGAATGAGAAACGTAAGCTTTCTGCCTTTGACAAtataatcaaggtaaaatatttcatcagcCGAGAGATTTATGTAGATAAGAGGTAAAATGGTTAGCCATAGCTAAATAGCCCACACTAAAGAACTTCGCTCATAACAACAAGCCAAACATGTCAGTCATAAGAAATGTTCTTGTTTTATATCACCCTTATAAATATAACGACATATTATGGAAACACTGCAAGAACAAGATTTCATTTCTGTCTTCAACTAAACAATCATTCCTGGGGTTAAAGGCATATTTCCTGTATGAACGGGATAAAAAAAATCGTGAAGAAAGTAAACTCATTGATACTGTAATTTCCCATGTAAGTAATACGTTCTATGAAATCTATTATTAATATCAATGAATGTCAGAATGCGTACAAAATTCAAGTTGTTTGATTATTGCTAAAAAATAACGTCATTATCCCGGATTTCCATTAAATATCCATTTCCATTTAATCCTGGCtgcaataaaacaataacatattcCTCCACAATAATCGGATGGGGAAAGCTAAGTAAGTGGCGGTCAGATATCGGATTAGTGGTTGTGTGATAATTGGGGTTCTTTGCAGAGCTTTTTGGATTTTTTCCCCTGGCCATGCAAATTAGCATGTTTGTTTAGTATTGGTGATAAGGAAAGGAATGGTCAAATATATCCGTATAATGGTTACTGTGGACGAATATTACAGTTATTATACACTAAATtctaaaattgatttttataatgattttgGAATTAAAAATCACTCAGTATATAAACTCAATAAAGGGTGTAACGCACAAAATATTGGGGATTATTGAGAAAGTAAATCCGAAAATTGAGACTCAACGTGATGAATTCACCTTGACAGTCTTGATGGAAGTCCAGTTAGTAAACgactgtgccacctgaccacaCATTCTCgaattacaataaaaccttCATGACAAATATGCGTTAtcaaaatagatattttatgtatatgcATTCTAACAATGTCAAATAACAAGGAGTGTGTAAAATAAGTGGAATTCCTAAAGAAAAGACATTTCTAGTTTGAATAGAATCTCCAAAAGGTAGTACAGGATTAACTGCTCTAAATGTTAAGTATGAAATTGAAGATTATCGGATTTAAAAATAAAGTGGTGAAGGGAGACAAGTCTGGTCCCGATTTAGGTATAGGCAACATGATGTGGTGTGCTGGAAAAGGAAGGGCACAAAATCCAATATTAGTGAAGAGACATCGAcaattaatcaataaaatgGGAAACAATAACTTAAGCGTGCACCATGAACTTTTCTCGTTACTTCGTGTGCATATAAATAGATATTCTGAAATAATTACAACATGCTACCTGTTAACTTGAATAACAATCATTTAATTCAATGCAAATACTGTGTAAGCTTCGACCTACTTCCTCGTTTTATATTAATTGCTCGAGAAAAAGCTTGTTAAacgtgggttttttttaatctgtatatgttttaattacagtagaattaaacaaaatttaaagtaTATCTTTTACGATTAAAATGACCCAAACAAGTAATAATATCTTTTGGAAAGGAACACGTTTGCAGTAAGTGTACATATTTATGCGGTATCTAAGTTTAGCGATTTTTCGCTCGGATAACatctttaaacaaattcatcatttgaagtTACGTTATCTTGTATTATTGTATCTTGTAACAAAtgttttacagatatttatGACGTTGAAAATCCCAAATGCACCATTACATTAACATTGATCGGGAATATTTTAGTTCGC
Protein-coding regions in this window:
- the LOC117316433 gene encoding uncharacterized protein LOC117316433 isoform X7, giving the protein MASKGGDEDTHSTHSDTNKEETTKTDREEEQQPATTEPDQDDDEAGKKQDNKKEKPAKKGEESNKKKDYFQEELRRLRVRLGKEAENIKKPQFKEHVPFVWTSLEPYYNTYVPNYLINLQGDDFHQGYTTRSTAIGLCDPWIDLRMDKNILPKLEQPKGQGRDKPKSQKKKKESSPKEGSTRLPKFPVVDFNSGKENATKKFPYNEVAKFRTELKDRFSSNAKKKVNKDYKRTKDDFYRMDLHKLDEIHPLNRPHMRRTYFAYLQNTPGSRKAVKDCVKTLDTDEGNEQDEQETPALEETHHQQAVAST
- the LOC117316433 gene encoding uncharacterized protein LOC117316433 isoform X5 translates to MASKGGDEDTHSTHSDTNKEETTKTDREEEQQPATTEPDQDDDEAGKKQDNKKEKPAKKGEESNKKKDYFQEELRRLRVRLGKEAENIKKPQFKEHVPFVWTSLEPYYNTYVPNYLINLPDEELQPQRPVSRGRPPQGDDFHQGYTTRSTAIGLCDPWIDLRMDKNILPKLEQPKGQGRDKPKSQKKKKESSPKEGSTRLPKFPVVDFNSGKENATKKFPYNEVAKFRTELKDRFSSNAKKKVNKDYKRTKDDFYRMDLHKLDEIHPLNRPHMRRTYFAYLQNTPGSRKAVKDCVKTLDTDEGNEQDEQETPALEETHHQQAVAST
- the LOC117316433 gene encoding uncharacterized protein LOC117316433 isoform X6, whose protein sequence is MASKGGDEDTHSTHSDTNKEETTKTDREEEQQPATTEPDQDDDEAESNKKKDYFQEELRRLRVRLGKEAENIKKPQFKEHVPFVWTSLEPYYNTYVPNYLINLPDEELQPQRPVSRGRPPQGDDFHQGYTTRSTAIGLCDPWIDLRMDKNILPKLEQPKGQGRDKPKSQKKKKESSPKEGSTRLPKFPVVDFNSGKENATKKFPYNEVAKFRTELKDRFSSNAKKKVNKDYKRTKDDFYRMDLHKLDEIHPLNRPHMRRTYFAYLQNTPGSRKAVKDCVKTLDTDEGNEQDEQETPALEETHHQQAVAST